From the genome of Campylobacter concisus, one region includes:
- a CDS encoding M16 family metallopeptidase — protein MIKFNKFKLDNGLEIYHVPVNPGSKVISVDVFYKVGSRNEVMGKSGIAHMLEHLNFKSTKNLRAGEFDEIVKGFGGVNNASTGFDYTHYFIKASNENLDKTLGLFAELMKNLSLKDKEFQPERDVVHEERRWRTDNNPMGYLYFRLYNHTFIYHPYHWTPIGFIKDIENWNISDIKEFHATYYQPKNAVLMISGDIDKDEAFKIAKKNFSKIKNKRAIPKTHCKEPEQDGARRAIIYKDSQTQMLAIAYKIPNFKHTDQVGLNAISEYLATGKSSILQQRLIDELMLVNQIYAYNMSCVDENLFIFLAVCNPDIEANAVEAEILKIIDDLKNKPIDKDDVLRVKNLIKTDFIYSFESASKVANLYGSYLARGDIKPFYELEKNIDKIDAKLLKEIANRYFNEKTSTTIILKKE, from the coding sequence TTGATAAAATTTAATAAATTTAAACTAGATAATGGACTTGAAATTTATCACGTGCCAGTAAATCCTGGCTCAAAAGTGATAAGCGTCGATGTTTTTTATAAAGTTGGCTCCAGAAACGAAGTGATGGGCAAAAGCGGCATCGCTCACATGTTAGAGCATCTAAATTTTAAATCAACCAAAAATTTACGAGCTGGGGAGTTTGACGAGATCGTAAAAGGCTTTGGTGGCGTAAATAACGCAAGTACAGGCTTTGACTATACCCACTACTTTATAAAAGCTTCAAATGAAAATTTAGACAAAACGCTTGGTCTTTTTGCTGAGCTTATGAAAAATTTAAGCCTAAAAGATAAAGAATTTCAGCCAGAGCGAGACGTGGTGCATGAAGAACGCAGGTGGCGAACAGACAACAATCCTATGGGATACCTCTACTTTAGACTCTACAATCACACATTTATCTACCACCCATACCACTGGACGCCAATAGGCTTTATAAAAGATATCGAAAACTGGAATATCTCCGACATAAAAGAATTTCACGCTACATACTATCAGCCAAAAAATGCGGTTTTGATGATAAGTGGCGACATTGACAAGGATGAGGCATTTAAGATAGCTAAGAAAAATTTCTCCAAAATAAAAAACAAAAGAGCCATCCCAAAAACTCACTGCAAAGAACCTGAGCAAGATGGGGCTAGAAGAGCTATTATCTACAAAGATAGCCAAACACAAATGCTAGCGATCGCTTATAAAATCCCAAATTTTAAACACACTGATCAAGTAGGTCTAAATGCGATAAGCGAATATCTAGCCACTGGCAAAAGCTCTATTTTACAGCAACGTCTAATCGATGAGCTAATGCTCGTAAATCAAATTTATGCTTATAATATGAGCTGTGTTGATGAAAATTTATTTATATTTTTAGCAGTTTGCAACCCAGATATCGAAGCAAACGCGGTTGAGGCTGAAATTTTAAAGATCATAGATGATTTAAAAAATAAACCAATCGACAAAGATGATGTTTTAAGAGTTAAAAATTTGATAAAAACTGATTTTATTTACTCATTTGAGAGCGCAAGTAAGGTCGCAAATTTATATGGCTCATACCTTGCTAGAGGCGATATAAAGCCATTTTATGAGCTTGAAAAAAATATTGATAAAATCGATGCAAAACTTTTAAAAGAGATAGCAAATAGATATTTTAATGAAAAAACCAGCACAACAATAATTTTAAAAAAGGAATAA
- a CDS encoding enoyl-ACP reductase has protein sequence MKDTLNEFKGKTLVISGGTRGIGRAIVEEFAKAGVNIAFTYNSNEELAKEQAKELEATYKIKARAYALNILEPETYKELFLKIDEDFDRIDFFISNAIISGRAVAGGYTKFMKLKPRGINNIFTATVNAFVVGTQEAAKRMEKVGGGSIISLSSTGNLVYIENYAGHGTAKAAVEAMARYAATELGEKNIRVNVVSGGPIETDALRAFTNYEEVRDMTAKLSPLNRMGQPTDLAGACLFLCSSKASWVTGHTFIIDGGTTFK, from the coding sequence ATGAAGGACACACTAAACGAATTTAAAGGTAAAACGCTAGTTATCAGTGGCGGCACTAGAGGTATCGGCAGAGCCATAGTTGAAGAATTTGCAAAAGCTGGTGTAAATATAGCATTTACCTACAACTCAAACGAAGAGCTTGCCAAAGAGCAGGCAAAAGAGCTTGAGGCTACTTATAAGATAAAAGCAAGAGCTTACGCACTAAATATCCTCGAGCCAGAGACTTATAAAGAGCTATTTTTAAAGATAGACGAGGACTTTGATAGGATTGATTTTTTTATATCAAATGCAATTATTTCAGGTCGTGCAGTAGCTGGTGGATACACTAAATTTATGAAGCTAAAACCAAGAGGCATAAACAACATCTTTACAGCAACTGTAAATGCCTTTGTCGTAGGCACCCAAGAAGCTGCAAAACGCATGGAAAAAGTGGGTGGTGGTAGCATCATCAGCCTAAGCTCTACTGGAAATTTAGTCTATATAGAAAACTACGCAGGCCACGGCACAGCAAAAGCAGCCGTTGAAGCCATGGCAAGATACGCTGCGACCGAGCTTGGCGAAAAAAATATCCGTGTAAATGTCGTAAGTGGCGGCCCTATCGAGACAGACGCACTAAGAGCTTTTACAAACTACGAAGAGGTGCGCGATATGACGGCAAAACTTAGCCCGCTAAACCGTATGGGACAGCCGACTGACCTAGCCGGAGCATGTCTATTTTTGTGCTCATCTAAGGCTAGCTGGGTGACTGGACATACATTTATAATAGATGGTGGCACAACTTTTAAATGA
- a CDS encoding 2-hydroxymuconate tautomerase family protein, with translation MPFVKICVTKEGDSPSVEQKEKMISGVTKLISEILGRSAQNTVVIIDEIDTNNYGIAGESVKNLRKKQKEQKEVKC, from the coding sequence ATGCCATTTGTGAAAATTTGTGTGACAAAAGAGGGTGATAGTCCGAGTGTAGAGCAAAAAGAGAAGATGATAAGTGGGGTCACTAAACTAATAAGCGAAATTTTAGGTAGAAGCGCTCAAAATACCGTTGTCATTATCGATGAGATCGATACGAACAACTACGGCATCGCAGGTGAGAGCGTGAAAAATCTCCGCAAAAAACAAAAAGAGCAAAAGGAAGTAAAATGCTAA
- a CDS encoding quinone-dependent dihydroorotate dehydrogenase, whose product MNLNYDTLKSIFFKFDPETAHKIVELAMIGANKIFPGSLSFVANKCVVDDNALKQNLFSSSYHNPVGIAGGFDKNATMFEALTALGFGYLEFGTFTPKPQPGNDKPRLFRLIDEESIQNAMGFNNEGCEAIKNRVKKLYPYTLPIWANIGKNKVTPNEDAIKDYEILVREFSEICDTFVINVSSPNTPNLRALQDESFIKELFSVILPLTKKPVIFKIAPDMSHEDAIKLCSCAVENGASGVLVSNTSVDYSLSHSSNLKDFGGLSGKVIAQKSKDIFKAVADELYGKTTLIACGGIDSGAEAYERIKMGANLVQIFTSFIFKGPMIARDINLEILELLKRDGFASINEAVGASVKK is encoded by the coding sequence ATGAACTTAAACTACGATACTTTAAAATCTATATTTTTTAAATTCGATCCTGAAACTGCCCATAAAATCGTAGAACTTGCAATGATCGGAGCAAATAAAATTTTTCCAGGATCATTAAGCTTTGTAGCAAATAAGTGCGTGGTCGATGACAATGCGCTAAAACAAAATTTATTCTCAAGCAGCTACCACAACCCAGTTGGTATAGCTGGAGGCTTTGATAAAAACGCCACGATGTTTGAAGCGCTCACGGCTCTTGGATTTGGGTATTTAGAATTTGGTACATTTACTCCAAAACCTCAACCTGGCAACGACAAACCAAGACTTTTTAGGCTTATAGACGAAGAGAGCATCCAAAACGCGATGGGCTTTAACAACGAAGGCTGTGAGGCTATTAAAAATAGAGTCAAAAAACTTTATCCTTATACTTTACCTATCTGGGCAAATATAGGCAAAAACAAGGTCACACCAAACGAAGACGCAATAAAAGACTATGAAATTTTAGTAAGAGAATTTAGTGAAATTTGCGACACCTTCGTTATAAATGTCTCATCGCCAAACACGCCAAATTTAAGAGCATTGCAAGATGAGAGCTTCATAAAAGAGCTTTTTAGCGTCATTTTACCACTTACTAAAAAGCCAGTCATCTTTAAAATAGCTCCTGATATGAGTCACGAAGATGCGATCAAACTTTGTAGCTGCGCGGTAGAAAACGGCGCTAGCGGCGTGCTTGTCTCAAATACAAGCGTTGATTATTCGCTCTCTCACTCGTCAAATTTAAAGGATTTTGGCGGACTAAGCGGCAAGGTGATCGCTCAAAAGTCAAAAGATATATTTAAAGCCGTTGCAGACGAGCTTTATGGCAAGACGACACTTATCGCATGTGGCGGCATAGATAGCGGTGCAGAGGCTTATGAGCGCATAAAAATGGGAGCAAATTTGGTCCAAATTTTTACAAGCTTTATCTTTAAAGGGCCGATGATTGCAAGAGATATAAATTTAGAAATTTTAGAGCTTTTAAAAAGAGATGGTTTTGCTTCTATCAACGAAGCAGTCGGCGCAAGCGTTAAAAAATAG
- a CDS encoding ABC transporter ATP-binding protein produces MTNFGLKDVLKRFGPYFKDYIPHFILAFIGMGLASGGTAVSAYLVEPVLNKIFVEKNETLLYMLPCAIIAIYLLKNVGTFMQAYFTAYIGQDTIRRFREKMVENLLNLDMKFFNDFRTGELISRTTNDIERIRSIVSSIIPELIRELVTIIGLLCVVIYQSPKLAFFALVVMPLAIYPISRLAKKMKKISKKSQEKTSDITSALSEIFTNIEIIKANNAQKYEHSRFVEENNKFFKLNLKTVKIEQLVSPLMETIGSIGVAAVIIIGGKDVIDGNINMGAFFSFLTALFMLYTPLKRIVNIYNKMQDAIAASERTFFLMDKVSQIKDGQKELNEEIKLIKFNDVRLSYGDKEVLKGINLEANKSEFIALVGSSGGGKSSLMNLLMRFYDVNGGEILINGINLKDIKIHSLRQNIGLVTQRVYIFNDTIAKNVAYGREFNEDAVINALKMANAYEFVSKLDDGIHSILNEFGTNLSGGQRQRIAIARALYQNPQILIFDEATSALDNESEKEITKAINNLRSKKIIFVIAHRLSTVESADKIALLCDGKIVDIGSDEELSKRNEIYAKLKGKALV; encoded by the coding sequence ATGACTAACTTTGGCTTAAAAGATGTACTAAAACGCTTTGGTCCTTATTTTAAAGACTACATTCCACACTTCATCCTAGCCTTCATTGGCATGGGGCTTGCAAGTGGCGGAACAGCGGTCAGTGCATATCTAGTGGAGCCAGTACTTAATAAAATTTTTGTTGAAAAAAACGAAACATTGCTTTATATGCTGCCATGTGCGATCATTGCTATTTATCTGTTAAAAAATGTTGGAACTTTTATGCAGGCCTATTTTACCGCGTATATTGGTCAAGATACGATTAGAAGATTTCGTGAAAAGATGGTCGAAAATTTACTAAATTTGGACATGAAATTTTTTAATGATTTTAGAACAGGCGAGCTAATAAGCAGAACCACGAACGACATAGAGCGCATAAGATCTATTGTTTCAAGCATCATACCTGAGCTTATTAGGGAGCTTGTAACTATCATAGGTCTGCTTTGTGTAGTCATCTATCAAAGCCCTAAATTAGCCTTTTTTGCACTTGTTGTTATGCCATTAGCGATTTATCCGATCTCGCGCCTTGCTAAAAAGATGAAAAAAATCTCAAAAAAATCGCAAGAAAAGACATCTGATATAACCTCAGCCTTGAGTGAAATTTTTACAAATATCGAGATCATCAAGGCAAATAATGCCCAAAAATACGAGCACTCACGTTTCGTTGAAGAAAATAACAAATTTTTTAAGTTAAACCTTAAAACCGTAAAAATCGAGCAACTAGTAAGCCCACTAATGGAAACAATTGGCTCAATCGGCGTGGCAGCTGTCATCATAATAGGCGGCAAAGACGTCATCGATGGAAATATAAATATGGGTGCATTTTTCTCGTTTTTAACTGCGCTTTTCATGCTCTACACCCCGCTAAAACGTATCGTAAATATATACAATAAAATGCAAGATGCCATCGCAGCGAGCGAGAGGACCTTTTTCCTGATGGATAAGGTAAGCCAGATAAAAGATGGCCAAAAAGAGCTAAATGAAGAGATAAAACTTATCAAATTTAACGATGTCCGCCTAAGCTACGGCGACAAAGAGGTCTTAAAAGGGATAAATTTAGAGGCAAATAAGTCAGAATTTATAGCCCTTGTTGGCTCAAGTGGCGGCGGAAAAAGCTCGCTTATGAATTTGCTTATGAGATTTTACGATGTAAATGGCGGAGAAATTTTGATAAATGGCATAAATTTAAAAGATATCAAAATTCACTCACTTCGCCAAAATATCGGACTTGTTACCCAACGCGTCTATATCTTTAACGATACGATCGCTAAAAACGTGGCTTACGGCAGAGAATTTAACGAAGATGCCGTGATAAACGCACTAAAAATGGCAAATGCTTATGAGTTTGTAAGCAAACTAGATGATGGTATCCACTCTATCTTAAATGAATTTGGTACAAACCTTTCGGGCGGTCAAAGACAGCGTATAGCAATAGCCAGAGCACTTTATCAAAATCCACAAATTCTTATCTTTGACGAGGCCACTTCAGCACTTGATAATGAGAGTGAAAAAGAGATCACAAAGGCGATAAACAATCTAAGAAGCAAAAAGATCATCTTTGTCATCGCTCACCGTCTAAGTACGGTTGAGAGTGCTGACAAGATCGCGCTTTTGTGCGATGGAAAGATAGTTGATATCGGAAGCGATGAAGAGCTTAGCAAGAGAAATGAAATTTATGCAAAACTTAAAGGCAAAGCCTTAGTTTAA
- the rseP gene encoding RIP metalloprotease RseP, with protein sequence MKGILFTLALLCIGLYTYSFYFLVTVLAISFLIFFHELGHFLAARTLGVKINTFSIGFGEKIYTKNVGGTDYCLSAIPLGGYVQLKGQDDTDPKAKNYDHDSYNVLSPIKRIYILFAGPFFNFILAFFIYILLGFIGVERLAPSVGHIAEGSAAASAGLAKNDKILAINGVKINEWDEISKNVKLEPSTILIDRNGSQMTINLTPKIGETINLFNEKVQRPLIGISPNGEVIKIYHTGLAGINFAFSETIEASKLIFKSFTKLVSGAVPLKEVGGIVQIADVTSKAAKISLGVLLTIVALISVNLGVLNLFPIPALDGGHILFNLYELIFRREVNERVLTTLTYCGWALLLGIMVLATFNDIIRLSGGL encoded by the coding sequence TTGAAAGGCATTCTCTTCACGCTAGCCCTGCTTTGCATCGGGCTTTATACGTATTCGTTTTATTTTTTAGTGACCGTTTTAGCCATTAGTTTTCTCATATTTTTTCACGAGCTTGGCCACTTTTTGGCAGCAAGAACACTTGGTGTAAAGATAAACACCTTTAGTATTGGATTTGGCGAGAAAATTTACACCAAAAACGTTGGCGGCACCGACTACTGCCTAAGCGCGATCCCACTTGGTGGATACGTACAGCTAAAAGGTCAAGACGACACCGACCCAAAGGCCAAAAACTACGACCATGATAGCTACAATGTGCTAAGCCCTATAAAGCGAATTTACATCCTCTTTGCAGGGCCATTTTTTAACTTTATCTTAGCGTTTTTTATATACATTTTGCTTGGATTTATCGGTGTTGAAAGACTTGCACCAAGTGTAGGCCACATAGCTGAAGGCTCGGCAGCTGCGAGCGCTGGACTAGCTAAAAATGATAAAATTTTAGCAATAAATGGCGTAAAGATAAACGAGTGGGACGAGATCAGTAAAAATGTAAAGCTTGAGCCAAGCACCATTTTGATAGATCGCAACGGCTCACAAATGACTATAAATTTAACACCAAAAATAGGCGAGACGATAAATCTATTTAATGAAAAGGTGCAGCGCCCACTGATCGGAATTTCTCCAAATGGAGAAGTGATAAAAATTTACCACACTGGTCTTGCAGGCATAAATTTTGCCTTTAGTGAGACGATCGAGGCATCAAAACTAATCTTTAAAAGCTTTACCAAACTAGTAAGTGGAGCTGTGCCACTAAAAGAGGTTGGCGGTATCGTACAGATCGCTGATGTCACTTCAAAAGCCGCAAAAATAAGTCTTGGCGTACTTTTGACGATCGTCGCTTTAATCTCAGTAAATTTAGGTGTCCTAAATTTATTCCCCATCCCAGCACTTGATGGTGGGCACATACTTTTTAACTTATATGAGCTAATTTTTAGACGTGAGGTAAATGAGCGAGTACTCACAACGCTTACCTACTGCGGCTGGGCCCTACTGCTTGGCATAATGGTGCTTGCAACCTTTAATGACATTATAAGATTAAGCGGAGGTTTATGA
- the pgsA gene encoding CDP-diacylglycerol--glycerol-3-phosphate 3-phosphatidyltransferase — protein sequence MSLNLPNSLAFFRILLAPLMFFMLVNAPGIFTQIHMSWINYFAALIFVIASVTDFFDGYIARSWDQKTKLGAILDPLADKMLILAAFLGLMMLGRASAWAVYLILVREFFITGFRVVMASDGVEVAASMAGKVKTVSQMFAVGFLLMSWPGGELLLWIAVALTLYSGFEYIFAYVKAMKKS from the coding sequence ATGAGTTTAAATTTACCAAATTCATTGGCATTTTTTAGGATACTTCTGGCTCCGCTTATGTTTTTTATGCTCGTAAATGCGCCAGGAATTTTTACACAAATTCATATGAGCTGGATAAATTACTTCGCAGCTCTTATTTTTGTGATCGCCTCGGTGACTGACTTTTTTGACGGTTACATCGCAAGAAGCTGGGATCAAAAAACTAAACTTGGAGCGATCCTTGATCCGTTAGCAGACAAGATGCTAATTCTTGCTGCATTTTTAGGCCTCATGATGCTTGGTAGAGCGAGCGCTTGGGCTGTTTATCTCATCTTGGTAAGGGAGTTTTTCATAACTGGCTTTCGTGTCGTAATGGCAAGTGATGGCGTAGAGGTAGCGGCTTCGATGGCTGGCAAGGTAAAAACAGTCTCACAGATGTTTGCAGTTGGTTTTTTACTGATGAGCTGGCCTGGTGGCGAACTTTTGCTATGGATAGCTGTTGCGCTTACACTTTATTCTGGATTTGAGTATATCTTTGCCTATGTAAAGGCGATGAAAAAGAGCTAA
- the dapA gene encoding 4-hydroxy-tetrahydrodipicolinate synthase, whose protein sequence is MTALITPFKNQKVDEVSFEKLIKRQIKHGIDVVVPVGTTGESATLTHDEHRICIEIAVDACKGTNVKVLAGAGSNATHEAIGIAKFAQAHGADGILSVAPYYNKPTQEGLYEHYKAIANSIEIPVLLYNVPGRVGVDILPATVFRLFKECKNIYGIKEATGSIDRCVDLLAHEPNLVVISGEDAINYPIISNGGKGVISVTANLLPDQISQLTHLAMNEEYKKAKLINDNLYTINKTLFCESNPIPIKAAMYLAGLIDSLEYRLPLCKPSKENFKKIEEVIKNYEIKGF, encoded by the coding sequence ATGACCGCACTCATTACGCCATTTAAAAATCAAAAAGTGGATGAAGTCAGTTTTGAAAAACTAATAAAAAGACAGATAAAACATGGCATAGATGTTGTTGTGCCAGTTGGAACTACTGGTGAGAGTGCAACACTGACGCATGATGAGCATAGAATTTGTATCGAAATAGCCGTAGATGCATGTAAAGGCACAAATGTAAAAGTACTAGCTGGTGCTGGTAGTAATGCGACTCACGAAGCTATTGGTATCGCTAAATTTGCTCAAGCTCATGGCGCAGATGGTATCCTTTCAGTTGCGCCCTACTACAATAAACCAACACAGGAAGGGCTTTACGAGCACTACAAGGCCATTGCAAATAGTATTGAAATTCCAGTGCTTCTTTACAATGTTCCTGGCAGAGTTGGAGTGGATATCTTACCAGCGACTGTTTTTAGGCTTTTTAAAGAGTGTAAAAATATCTACGGCATCAAAGAGGCAACAGGCAGTATCGATAGATGCGTCGATCTACTGGCTCACGAGCCAAATTTAGTAGTCATCAGTGGCGAAGATGCGATCAACTATCCTATCATATCAAATGGCGGCAAAGGCGTTATCTCAGTTACTGCAAACCTCTTGCCAGATCAAATTTCTCAGCTAACGCACCTTGCAATGAACGAAGAGTACAAAAAAGCAAAACTAATAAACGACAATCTATACACGATAAATAAAACACTCTTTTGCGAAAGCAATCCGATACCGATCAAAGCAGCGATGTATCTGGCTGGACTCATCGACTCTTTAGAGTACCGCTTGCCACTTTGCAAACCAAGTAAAGAGAATTTTAAAAAAATCGAAGAAGTAATAAAAAATTATGAAATAAAGGGATTTTAA
- a CDS encoding phosphoribosyltransferase family protein yields the protein MFCAFCKSFTLNTFCKICSQILSEPSPIVRELEGFKIYSFYGYSEIKELIHSKHQMHGYFIYKNLAKFAFKKFAKSFSFPEQVYALPIDDRVHHGYSHTAILANALRAKNLKPIFHALHATSKTSYSGRDLQFRQNNPRNFKILKRITAPVILVDDIVTTGTTILEAKNTLEKAGVKVLFALVLADAKH from the coding sequence ATGTTTTGTGCGTTTTGCAAGAGCTTTACGCTAAATACATTTTGTAAAATTTGCTCACAAATTTTAAGCGAGCCAAGCCCGATAGTAAGAGAACTAGAGGGCTTTAAAATTTATAGCTTTTACGGCTACTCTGAAATAAAAGAACTCATCCACTCCAAGCACCAAATGCACGGATATTTTATATATAAAAACTTAGCTAAATTTGCATTTAAGAAATTTGCTAAAAGTTTTAGCTTTCCGGAGCAAGTCTATGCTTTGCCGATAGATGATAGAGTGCATCATGGCTACTCGCACACGGCTATTTTGGCAAATGCACTAAGGGCTAAAAATCTAAAGCCCATATTTCACGCACTGCATGCAACCAGCAAGACCAGTTATAGTGGTAGGGATTTACAATTTAGACAAAATAACCCAAGAAATTTTAAAATCCTAAAAAGGATCACTGCTCCAGTTATTTTAGTAGATGATATCGTAACTACTGGCACTACAATACTTGAAGCTAAAAATACTCTCGAAAAAGCTGGCGTAAAAGTACTTTTTGCTCTAGTTTTGGCTGATGCTAAACATTAA
- a CDS encoding YggS family pyridoxal phosphate-dependent enzyme: MMIVLKELLEKIENLSKDVTLIAVSKNVTSAEVKELYAQGQRNFGENRVQELAKKELELQNFTDIKWHMIGRLQNNKINQMISLKPTLWQSCDSFERAVEVDKRLSYKLDTLLQINSADEDTKQGASVANAAEIYERIQSECKNINLKGVMSIGAHVDEPKEIQKSFELTYKIFDSLKPKGATICSMGMSSDFELAIKCGSNMIRLGTMLYL, translated from the coding sequence ATGATGATAGTTTTAAAAGAGCTGCTTGAAAAGATCGAAAATTTAAGCAAAGACGTGACACTAATCGCCGTTAGTAAAAATGTCACAAGTGCTGAAGTAAAAGAGCTTTACGCACAAGGGCAAAGAAATTTTGGCGAAAACAGAGTCCAAGAGCTAGCCAAAAAAGAGCTAGAACTGCAAAATTTTACTGATATAAAATGGCATATGATCGGCCGCTTGCAAAATAACAAAATAAATCAAATGATAAGTCTAAAGCCAACACTTTGGCAAAGCTGCGATAGCTTTGAAAGGGCCGTAGAGGTCGATAAAAGACTCAGCTACAAGCTCGATACCTTGCTTCAAATAAACTCGGCTGATGAAGATACAAAGCAAGGTGCAAGCGTAGCAAATGCGGCAGAAATTTATGAGCGTATCCAAAGCGAGTGCAAAAATATAAATTTAAAAGGTGTGATGAGTATCGGAGCGCATGTGGATGAGCCAAAAGAGATTCAAAAGAGCTTTGAACTAACTTATAAAATTTTTGATAGTTTAAAGCCAAAAGGTGCAACTATCTGCTCAATGGGCATGAGTAGTGACTTCGAGCTAGCGATAAAATGTGGCTCAAATATGATCCGCCTTGGCACTATGCTTTATCTGTAA
- a CDS encoding YajG family lipoprotein, producing the protein MNKFKILAIFGLFVLFLTGCAPSQSVVAFDPYKTVVNQQNNGFEAYISAVHDNRKNKSTIATITDSKGTVKEYVVLQNDLATYFSDSLKKELMARGANVNGMGGVVVEIFINEFEANMSGYGTDNTKGNIKITLKIQKGDQSIVKNISNNQTKFELIPTGGAFKPFLTEIINDAIKRTAIAILNS; encoded by the coding sequence ATGAATAAATTTAAAATTTTAGCTATTTTTGGACTTTTTGTTTTGTTTTTAACTGGTTGTGCACCAAGTCAAAGTGTTGTCGCATTTGATCCATATAAGACTGTTGTGAACCAGCAAAATAATGGCTTTGAGGCCTATATAAGCGCGGTGCATGACAACCGAAAAAATAAAAGTACCATTGCTACGATCACTGATAGTAAAGGCACAGTAAAAGAATATGTCGTGCTTCAAAACGATCTTGCTACTTATTTTAGCGATTCTCTTAAAAAAGAGCTTATGGCACGTGGCGCAAATGTAAATGGCATGGGTGGAGTCGTGGTTGAAATTTTTATCAACGAGTTTGAAGCAAATATGAGTGGATACGGTACTGATAATACAAAAGGTAATATTAAGATTACACTTAAGATCCAAAAAGGCGATCAAAGTATCGTTAAAAATATTTCAAATAATCAAACCAAATTTGAGTTAATTCCCACAGGTGGAGCATTTAAGCCATTTTTAACTGAGATCATAAATGATGCCATCAAACGCACAGCAATTGCTATTTTAAATAGCTAA